The following proteins come from a genomic window of Paracoccus sp. MBLB3053:
- the lhpI gene encoding cis-3-hydroxy-L-proline dehydratase: MTDRAHRILDGTAQGPVLALSEPLSFWGGVDPETGRIIDAHHPQHGALLTGRIVLMPTSRGSCSGSGVILDLVLSGKGPAAIIFSDAEDVATLGALIADRLFSRKLPVLRVSFEIMARLAGQASLRIDRDAIRSDMPDLPIDAAAHDGLELSDGDQAILAGRDGEAAALSMQIICEVARLQGARRLTDISRGHIDGCIYAHPANLIFAERMADLGAKVRVPTTINAISVDRQNWQRQGVPPGFGGPASRLADAYVRMGCRPTFTCAPYILDDRPQRDEAIAWAESNAVIFANSVLGARTPKHPDFLDLCMAVTGRAPLSGVYLDEGRKARRIVEVELPAGVDDAFWPMLGYLSGLKSPDRIPLLRGVAEAKPAQDDLKALCAAFGTTSAAPMLHVADVTPEADDAAAADADHVRITRAELAQAWQRLNDGPEEIDLIAIGSPHASLAECRALAKGVQGQKVAIRVIVTVGRQVVTSARSDGTLAALEASGVTVIPDLCWCSITEPVFPVESRSVMTNSGKYAHYGPGLSGRSVRLGSLRDCIRAALTGHAPHTLPCWLEQGPKTSQN; the protein is encoded by the coding sequence ATGACCGATCGCGCCCACCGCATCCTTGACGGCACAGCCCAGGGCCCGGTGCTGGCCCTGTCCGAGCCGCTGAGCTTCTGGGGCGGGGTAGATCCGGAAACCGGGCGCATTATTGATGCCCATCACCCGCAGCATGGCGCCCTACTGACGGGACGGATTGTCCTGATGCCGACCAGCCGCGGCTCGTGCTCGGGTTCGGGCGTGATCCTTGATCTGGTCCTGTCGGGCAAAGGCCCGGCAGCGATCATCTTTTCGGATGCCGAGGATGTCGCGACGCTTGGCGCACTGATTGCGGATCGGCTGTTTTCGCGCAAGCTTCCCGTGCTGCGCGTGTCCTTCGAGATCATGGCCCGGCTTGCCGGTCAAGCCAGCCTGCGCATTGATCGGGACGCGATCCGCAGCGACATGCCGGATCTGCCGATTGACGCCGCGGCCCACGATGGGTTGGAACTGAGCGACGGCGATCAGGCTATCCTTGCCGGTCGCGATGGCGAGGCCGCTGCCCTGTCCATGCAGATCATATGCGAGGTGGCCCGGCTGCAAGGCGCGAGGCGTCTGACGGATATCAGCCGAGGTCATATCGACGGTTGCATCTATGCCCATCCGGCCAACCTGATCTTCGCCGAAAGAATGGCAGATCTGGGCGCCAAGGTTCGCGTTCCGACCACGATCAATGCAATTTCGGTCGACCGGCAGAACTGGCAGCGACAAGGTGTACCGCCCGGTTTCGGCGGCCCGGCCTCTCGGCTGGCCGATGCCTATGTGCGCATGGGATGCCGGCCGACATTCACTTGTGCCCCCTATATTCTGGACGACAGGCCCCAGCGTGACGAAGCCATCGCCTGGGCAGAGTCCAACGCAGTCATATTCGCGAATAGCGTTCTGGGAGCGCGGACGCCGAAGCATCCCGATTTTCTTGACCTGTGCATGGCCGTGACCGGTCGAGCGCCGCTATCCGGGGTCTACCTGGACGAAGGCCGCAAGGCGCGTCGTATTGTCGAGGTGGAGTTGCCCGCAGGTGTCGATGACGCTTTCTGGCCGATGCTGGGCTATCTCTCGGGGCTCAAATCTCCCGATCGCATTCCCCTGTTACGTGGCGTGGCCGAGGCGAAGCCGGCGCAGGACGATCTCAAGGCACTTTGCGCGGCTTTCGGGACCACGTCCGCCGCACCCATGCTGCATGTAGCGGACGTCACGCCCGAGGCGGATGACGCAGCTGCCGCCGATGCCGATCACGTGCGGATCACGCGGGCAGAGCTTGCCCAGGCCTGGCAGCGCCTGAACGACGGTCCTGAAGAAATCGACCTGATCGCGATCGGCAGCCCGCACGCGTCGCTGGCGGAATGCCGGGCGCTCGCCAAAGGCGTTCAAGGGCAGAAGGTCGCGATCCGTGTCATAGTGACCGTCGGCAGGCAGGTCGTCACATCGGCACGGTCCGACGGCACCCTTGCAGCATTGGAGGCATCAGGGGTCACGGTGATCCCTGACCTGTGCTGGTGTTCGATCACCGAGCCGGTCTTCCCTGTCGAATCTCGATCAGTAATGACGAATTCCGGGAAATATGCGCATTACGGTCCGGGCCTGTCGGGTCGGTCAGTGCGCCTTGGCAGCCTTCGCGATTGCATCCGGGCTGCGTTGACAGGTCATGCGCCCCACACTCTGCCTTGCTGGCTAGAGCAGGGCCCCAAAACTTCGCAGAAC